A window of the Trichoplusia ni isolate ovarian cell line Hi5 chromosome 4, tn1, whole genome shotgun sequence genome harbors these coding sequences:
- the LOC113492704 gene encoding uncharacterized protein LOC113492704, with product MCSEMWRRVLCVSVFLYAIVAHVTTAPAYYHNSRGPLYTVNNIPDSHRKPFIEARNSTYHGSGPREEARAMCSVRTQEVNATANATITRRLHGVVTSRELHSSIQRLEVIIFGQMQQLWQSLDALRTQLAGDSRSAYPARNTVSFRYQPHGIYNQNH from the exons atGTGTAGCGAGATGTGGAGAAGAGTTTTATGTGTATCCGTGTTTTTGTACGCGATAGTAGCTCATGTCACCACTGCGCCTGCGTATTATCATAACT CTCGCGGGCCGTTATACACGGTAAACAATATACCCGATTCTCATCGGAAGCCGTTCATAGAAGCCCGGAACTCGACGTACCACGGTAGCGGGCCGCGCGAGGAGGCGCGTGCTATGTGTTCCGTCAGGACGCAGGAGGTCAACGCTACTGCTAATGCCACCATCACTAGGAGACTGCACGGAGTTGTTACTTCTC GAGAGCTTCACAGCTCGATACAACGCCTGGAAGTGATAATCTTCGGTCAAATGCAGCAACTCTGGCAGAGCTTGGATGCGCTGCGGACTCAGCTGGCAGGCGATAGTCGAAGTGCTTACCCGGCGAGGAACACCGTCTCATTCAGATACCAACCTCATGGGATATACAATCAAAATCATTAA